The Pseudolabrys sp. FHR47 genome contains a region encoding:
- a CDS encoding peroxidase-related enzyme (This protein belongs to a clade of uncharacterized proteins related to peroxidases such as the alkylhydroperoxidase AhpD.), producing the protein MTAYFQKCQDKLGFIPNVLVAYAFDNAKLEAFAAMYNDLMLAPSGLSKLEREMIAVAVSAQNRCYYCLTAHGAAVRQYSGNPLLGEQIVMNYRVAKLDKRQRAMLDFAVKLTNTPAEIEEHDRESLRRAGFEDRDIWDIAAITGFFNMSNRVASATDMRPNPVYHEQAR; encoded by the coding sequence ATGACGGCCTACTTCCAGAAATGCCAGGACAAGCTTGGCTTCATCCCGAATGTGCTGGTGGCCTATGCCTTCGACAACGCCAAGCTCGAAGCCTTCGCCGCCATGTACAATGACCTGATGCTGGCGCCGAGCGGTCTGTCCAAACTCGAGCGCGAGATGATCGCGGTCGCGGTGTCGGCGCAGAACCGCTGCTATTACTGCCTCACCGCGCACGGCGCTGCCGTGCGGCAATATTCCGGCAATCCGCTGCTCGGCGAGCAGATCGTGATGAACTATCGTGTGGCAAAACTCGACAAGCGCCAGCGCGCCATGCTGGATTTCGCAGTGAAGCTCACCAACACGCCGGCCGAGATCGAGGAGCACGATCGCGAGAGCTTGCGCCGCGCCGGATTCGAAGACCGCGACATCTGGGACATTGCGGCGATCACCGGCTTTTTCAACATGTCGAACCGCGTCGCCTCGGCAACCGACATGCGGCCGAACCCGGTCTATCACGAGCAGGCTAGATAA